From one Anaeromyxobacter diazotrophicus genomic stretch:
- the hisF gene encoding imidazole glycerol phosphate synthase subunit HisF, with protein MPAKRIIPCLDVKDGRVVKGVHFENLRDAGDPVEAASRYDAQGADEVTYLDIAATRENRGTLLALVERTAACVFAPLTVGGGVRSEAEMVALLRAGADKVSVNSAAVKDPGLVDRLSAVAGAQALVVAIDVKRRPAGGWEVYIAGGTKPTGLEGVAWAVEVARRGAGELLLTSMDRDGTRGGYDLELLEKVCGAVSIPVIASGGVGTLEHLAEGLRYADAALAASIFHDGEYTVGEAKAYLRQRGFEVRP; from the coding sequence ATGCCGGCGAAGCGCATCATCCCCTGCCTCGACGTGAAGGACGGGCGCGTCGTGAAGGGCGTCCACTTCGAGAACCTCCGCGACGCCGGCGATCCGGTCGAGGCGGCGAGCCGCTACGACGCGCAGGGCGCCGACGAGGTCACCTACCTCGACATCGCCGCCACCCGCGAGAACCGCGGCACGCTGCTCGCGCTGGTGGAGCGCACCGCCGCCTGCGTCTTCGCCCCGCTGACGGTGGGCGGGGGCGTGCGCAGCGAGGCGGAGATGGTGGCGCTGCTCCGCGCCGGCGCCGACAAGGTGAGCGTGAACTCGGCGGCGGTGAAGGACCCCGGCCTCGTCGACCGGCTGTCGGCGGTGGCGGGCGCGCAGGCGCTCGTGGTCGCCATCGACGTGAAGCGGCGCCCGGCCGGCGGCTGGGAGGTCTACATCGCGGGCGGGACGAAGCCCACCGGCCTCGAGGGCGTCGCCTGGGCGGTCGAGGTGGCGCGGCGGGGCGCGGGCGAGCTGCTCCTCACCAGCATGGACCGCGACGGGACACGCGGCGGCTACGACCTGGAGCTGCTGGAGAAGGTGTGCGGCGCGGTCTCCATCCCGGTCATCGCCTCCGGCGGCGTCGGGACCCTCGAGCACCTCGCCGAGGGGCTCCGCTACGCCGACGCCGCGCTCGCCGCCAGCATCTTCCACGACGGGGAGTACACGGTGGGCGAGGCGAAGGCGTACCTGCGCCAGCGCGGCTTCGAGGTGCGGCCGTGA
- the hisA gene encoding 1-(5-phosphoribosyl)-5-[(5-phosphoribosylamino)methylideneamino]imidazole-4-carboxamide isomerase has translation MIVLPAIDLMGGEVVRLQKGDFGTRKAYAADPAEVARGFGAAGAQRIHVVDLDGARAGRPVNLEAIGAIAAAGVPFEVGGGLRTLADVERVLNLGAAFAVLGTAAVHRLELVREACARFPGRIVCGIDAKGGEVAVAGWEQGSGLPAAEVARRVKAAGVALVEYTDVARDGMFTGVDAAGAARLAREAGVEVVASGGVASLEDVRACRAAGLAGVIVGKALYEGRIELPQALRAASGEERR, from the coding sequence ATGATCGTCCTCCCAGCCATCGACCTCATGGGCGGCGAGGTGGTGCGGCTCCAGAAGGGCGACTTCGGGACGCGCAAGGCCTACGCCGCTGATCCGGCCGAGGTGGCGCGCGGCTTCGGCGCCGCCGGGGCGCAGCGCATCCACGTGGTCGACCTCGACGGCGCCCGGGCCGGGCGCCCGGTGAACCTCGAGGCGATCGGCGCCATCGCCGCGGCCGGGGTGCCGTTCGAGGTGGGCGGCGGCCTGCGCACGCTCGCCGACGTCGAGCGGGTGCTGAACCTCGGCGCCGCCTTCGCCGTGCTCGGCACGGCGGCGGTGCACCGGCTCGAGCTCGTGCGCGAGGCGTGCGCGCGCTTCCCGGGCCGGATCGTCTGCGGCATCGACGCCAAGGGGGGCGAGGTGGCGGTCGCCGGCTGGGAGCAGGGGAGCGGGCTCCCGGCGGCGGAGGTCGCCCGGCGCGTGAAGGCGGCGGGCGTGGCGCTGGTCGAGTACACCGACGTGGCGCGCGACGGCATGTTCACCGGCGTCGACGCGGCGGGCGCGGCCAGGCTCGCCCGCGAGGCCGGGGTGGAGGTGGTCGCCTCGGGCGGGGTCGCCTCGCTCGAGGACGTGCGCGCCTGCCGCGCCGCCGGCCTGGCCGGCGTCATCGTGGGCAAGGCGCTCTACGAGGGCCGGATCGAGCTCCCGCAGGCGCTCCGGGCGGCCTCGGGCGAGGAGCGGCGCTGA
- the hisH gene encoding imidazole glycerol phosphate synthase subunit HisH, which translates to MIALLDYGAGNLRSVENALRAVGAAVEVTRDPEAVRRAERVVVPGQGSMRACADAMRASGCAEALVEAVRRGTPVLGICVGLQLLFEEGEEHGGVRGLGLVPGKIARLPDTVKLPHIGWSPVRATAACHPLFRPLDGKYVYFAHSFAAPADVPGVSLVAVHGAPYCAAYARDNLFAVQFHPEKSQQVGLSLLERFVKVQPA; encoded by the coding sequence GTGATCGCGCTCCTCGACTACGGCGCCGGGAACCTGCGCTCGGTCGAGAACGCGCTCCGCGCCGTGGGCGCGGCGGTGGAGGTGACGCGCGACCCCGAGGCGGTGCGGCGGGCCGAGCGGGTGGTGGTGCCGGGGCAGGGCTCCATGAGGGCCTGCGCCGACGCCATGCGCGCCTCCGGCTGCGCCGAGGCGCTCGTCGAGGCGGTGCGGCGCGGCACGCCGGTCCTCGGCATCTGCGTCGGCCTGCAGCTCCTCTTCGAGGAGGGGGAAGAGCACGGCGGCGTGCGTGGGCTCGGGCTCGTCCCGGGCAAGATCGCGCGGTTGCCCGACACGGTGAAGCTGCCCCACATCGGCTGGAGCCCGGTGCGCGCCACCGCCGCCTGCCACCCGCTCTTCCGCCCGCTCGACGGGAAGTACGTCTACTTCGCCCACTCCTTCGCCGCGCCGGCGGACGTGCCCGGCGTGTCGCTGGTGGCGGTGCACGGCGCGCCGTACTGCGCCGCGTACGCGCGGGACAACCTGTTCGCGGTCCAGTTCCACCCGGAGAAGAGCCAGCAGGTCGGCCTCTCGCTCCTCGAGCGGTTCGTGAAGGTCCAGCCGGCATGA
- the hisB gene encoding imidazoleglycerol-phosphate dehydratase HisB, whose product MPASPARRPGVKAARRAGKVARKTRETDVRLELALAPGPADVSTGVPFFDHMLEQLSKHGGMALTVKAEGDLQVDAHHTVEDVGIAVGEALKQALHDKTGIARYGHAVVPLDEALVEAVVDLSGRPHLTFHADLPSGKKFIGAYDVDLTRDFFQALVNHAALCLHVNVRYGRNLHHVVEAIFKATARALRAATAVEGGGLPSTKGTL is encoded by the coding sequence GTGCCTGCGAGCCCTGCGCGCCGTCCTGGCGTGAAAGCTGCCCGCCGCGCGGGCAAGGTGGCGCGGAAGACGCGCGAGACCGACGTCCGGCTCGAGCTCGCGCTCGCGCCCGGCCCGGCCGACGTGTCGACCGGCGTGCCGTTCTTCGACCACATGCTGGAGCAGCTCTCGAAGCACGGCGGCATGGCGCTCACCGTGAAGGCCGAGGGCGACCTGCAGGTGGACGCCCACCACACGGTGGAGGACGTCGGCATCGCGGTCGGCGAGGCGCTGAAGCAGGCGCTCCACGACAAGACCGGGATCGCGCGCTACGGCCACGCGGTGGTGCCGCTCGACGAGGCGCTGGTGGAGGCGGTGGTCGACCTCTCCGGCCGCCCGCACCTCACCTTCCACGCCGACCTGCCCTCCGGGAAGAAGTTCATCGGCGCCTACGACGTGGACCTCACCCGCGACTTCTTCCAGGCGCTCGTGAACCACGCCGCGCTCTGCCTGCACGTGAACGTCCGCTACGGCCGCAACCTGCACCACGTGGTGGAGGCCATCTTCAAGGCCACCGCCCGCGCGCTGCGCGCCGCCACCGCGGTCGAGGGCGGCGGGCTGCCGTCGACGAAAGGAACGCTGTGA
- the hisC gene encoding histidinol-phosphate transaminase, with the protein MSWKEHLRPAVFDLSLYSPFDYATAPRELVRLDANEAAYPLEADELAAFQRELGKVAFHRYPEVSARPLREALARRWGVRPEQLLLGNGSDEIISILLTAFGGGRDGRAARVLYPAPTFGEYEAIALAHGAVPLPVPLDARFQLDEAALLEAIRRERPALAFYASPNNPTGNRFDAGAMERLARAMEGVAVVDEAYGDFGGATQLGRVGEVPGLFVMRTLSKIGLAALRLGALVGPADAIAELHKVRLPYNVNSVSIALACAALDEPAALDARIRRVAERRRELEAGLRALPALTVFPSDSNFVLVRVADAPAVFRALLARGVLVRNLSRPGPLHDCLRITAGTSEENEACLRALRAVLA; encoded by the coding sequence ATGAGCTGGAAGGAGCACCTGCGGCCGGCGGTCTTCGACCTGTCGCTCTACAGCCCGTTCGACTACGCCACCGCGCCGAGGGAGCTGGTGCGGCTCGACGCCAACGAGGCGGCCTACCCGCTCGAGGCGGACGAGCTCGCCGCCTTCCAGCGCGAGCTCGGGAAGGTCGCCTTCCACCGCTACCCGGAGGTCTCGGCGCGGCCGCTGCGCGAGGCGCTGGCGCGGCGCTGGGGCGTCCGGCCCGAGCAGCTCCTCCTCGGCAACGGCTCGGACGAGATCATCTCCATCCTGCTCACCGCCTTCGGCGGCGGGCGCGACGGCCGGGCGGCGCGGGTGCTCTACCCGGCGCCCACCTTCGGCGAGTACGAGGCCATCGCGCTCGCCCACGGCGCGGTGCCGCTGCCGGTGCCGCTCGACGCGCGGTTCCAGCTCGACGAGGCGGCGCTGCTCGAGGCCATCCGCCGCGAGCGGCCGGCGCTCGCCTTCTACGCCTCCCCCAACAACCCCACCGGCAACCGCTTCGACGCGGGCGCCATGGAGCGGCTGGCGCGGGCGATGGAGGGCGTGGCGGTGGTGGACGAGGCCTACGGCGACTTCGGCGGGGCGACGCAGCTCGGCCGGGTGGGCGAGGTGCCGGGGCTGTTCGTCATGCGGACGCTCTCCAAGATCGGCCTCGCCGCGCTCCGGCTCGGCGCGCTGGTCGGCCCGGCCGACGCCATCGCCGAGCTGCACAAGGTGCGGCTCCCCTACAACGTGAACTCGGTCTCGATCGCGCTCGCCTGCGCCGCGCTCGACGAGCCCGCGGCGCTCGACGCGCGCATCCGGCGGGTGGCCGAGCGGCGCCGCGAGCTCGAGGCCGGGCTGCGGGCGCTGCCGGCCCTCACCGTCTTCCCGAGCGACTCGAACTTCGTCCTGGTGCGGGTGGCGGACGCGCCGGCCGTCTTCCGGGCCCTGCTCGCGCGCGGCGTCCTCGTGCGCAACCTGTCCCGCCCCGGCCCGCTGCACGACTGCCTGCGCATCACGGCCGGAACCTCCGAGGAGAACGAAGCGTGCCTGCGAGCCCTGCGCGCCGTCCTGGCGTGA
- the hisD gene encoding histidinol dehydrogenase: MKTLHTTDPGFPAAWAKLCARGSEEDEGPVREAAARVVADVRARGDAALLELTERFDGWKPASAEALAFGPAEFKAAFRQLPRAARQALELAAGRITAFHEREIDAEVKTFRDRAGATLGQVTRPLRRVGVYAPGGTARYPSTILMTAIPARVAGVDEIVACSPGVRGTGEVDLWTLAACHVAGVAKLFRAGGAQAVAAMAYGTATVPPVDKICGPGNAYVAAAKRLVFGQVDIDMIAGPTEVVVVAGPRADPREAASDLLAQAEHDVRAVPVLLTPSPALAEEVDAEVARQLADLPRREIAGRSIAERGALVVTRDVAEAVALADDFAPEHLALLLPDAARWVRRIRRAGAVFAGTNTPEAVGDYVAGPSHVLPTAGTARFASPLSVATFRRRMSVLDLSPAALAAVAPAVEALAAAEGFEAHARAVRFRVAAGKARPSAPRKVSKGRGTKAKPRLLKVVR; the protein is encoded by the coding sequence TTGAAGACCCTGCACACCACCGATCCCGGCTTCCCCGCGGCGTGGGCGAAGCTGTGCGCGCGCGGCTCGGAGGAGGACGAGGGCCCCGTGCGCGAGGCGGCGGCCCGCGTGGTCGCCGACGTGCGCGCCCGCGGCGACGCCGCGCTCCTCGAGCTCACCGAGCGGTTCGACGGCTGGAAGCCCGCCTCGGCGGAGGCGCTCGCCTTCGGCCCGGCCGAGTTCAAGGCCGCCTTCCGCCAGCTGCCCCGCGCCGCGCGGCAGGCGCTCGAGCTCGCCGCCGGCCGGATCACGGCCTTCCACGAGCGCGAGATCGACGCCGAGGTGAAGACCTTCCGCGATCGCGCCGGCGCCACCCTGGGCCAGGTGACGCGGCCGCTCCGGCGGGTGGGGGTCTACGCGCCGGGCGGCACCGCCCGCTACCCCTCCACCATCCTCATGACCGCCATCCCCGCCCGCGTGGCCGGGGTGGACGAGATCGTCGCCTGCTCCCCGGGCGTGCGCGGCACCGGCGAGGTGGACCTGTGGACGCTCGCCGCCTGCCACGTGGCCGGGGTCGCGAAGCTGTTCCGCGCCGGCGGGGCGCAGGCCGTGGCGGCCATGGCCTACGGCACCGCCACCGTGCCGCCGGTCGACAAGATCTGCGGGCCCGGCAACGCCTACGTGGCCGCAGCCAAGCGGCTCGTCTTCGGGCAGGTCGACATCGACATGATCGCCGGCCCGACCGAGGTGGTGGTGGTGGCCGGGCCCAGGGCCGACCCGCGCGAGGCGGCGAGCGACCTCTTGGCGCAGGCCGAGCACGACGTGCGCGCCGTGCCGGTGCTCCTCACCCCGTCCCCGGCGCTGGCCGAGGAGGTGGACGCGGAGGTGGCCCGGCAGCTCGCCGACCTCCCCCGCCGCGAGATCGCGGGCCGCTCCATCGCCGAGCGCGGCGCGCTGGTGGTGACGCGCGACGTGGCGGAGGCGGTGGCGCTCGCGGACGACTTCGCGCCGGAGCACCTGGCGCTGCTCCTCCCCGACGCCGCCCGCTGGGTGAGGCGCATCCGTCGCGCCGGCGCGGTCTTCGCCGGCACCAACACCCCGGAGGCGGTGGGCGACTACGTGGCGGGGCCGAGCCACGTCCTGCCCACCGCGGGCACGGCGCGCTTCGCCTCGCCGCTGTCGGTCGCCACCTTCCGCCGGCGGATGAGCGTGCTCGACCTGTCGCCAGCCGCGCTGGCGGCGGTCGCGCCCGCGGTGGAGGCGCTGGCGGCGGCAGAGGGGTTCGAGGCGCACGCGCGGGCGGTCCGGTTCAGGGTGGCGGCGGGCAAGGCGCGCCCGAGCGCGCCGCGCAAGGTGAGCAAGGGGAGAGGGACGAAGGCGAAGCCCCGCCTGCTGAAGGTGGTGCGATGA
- a CDS encoding VIT1/CCC1 transporter family protein: MAPRTDLWLQNLVDERDGAALYEGLANVERDPARARAFRELAEGERRHAEIWHRKLQKEGAALPPDRPSSRVRVLIWLARRLGTNAVLPLVLENESDDAEKYQQQGGEAEASAMAEEERSHRAVLAGMGEGQPQGARSAIAVRERWHRGGRGGSIRAAIFGMNDGLVSNLSLVLGVAGAVHDPRTVLVTGFAGLLAGASSMAVGEYTSVASQRDLLIRQVELEKREIAEAPEEEAAELALIFKQKGLSTEQASRTAAEILKNPDHALDTLVREELGLDPEDLGSPTHAALSSFLMFAVGATIPVLPFLFLHGTTAVLLASGLAGLVLAAVGAVVGFLAGTSPVRSAARMVGLAAVAAGITYGVGRLFGASVG, encoded by the coding sequence ATGGCCCCCCGGACCGACCTCTGGCTGCAGAACCTCGTCGACGAGCGCGACGGCGCCGCCCTCTACGAGGGACTGGCGAACGTCGAGCGCGACCCGGCGCGTGCGCGGGCCTTCCGCGAGCTGGCCGAGGGCGAGCGCCGGCACGCCGAGATCTGGCACCGGAAGCTGCAGAAGGAGGGGGCCGCGCTCCCGCCCGACCGGCCGAGCTCGCGGGTGCGCGTCCTCATCTGGCTGGCGCGGCGGCTCGGGACCAACGCCGTGCTGCCGCTCGTGCTCGAGAACGAGAGCGACGACGCGGAGAAGTACCAGCAGCAGGGCGGCGAGGCCGAGGCCTCGGCGATGGCCGAGGAGGAGCGGAGCCACCGGGCGGTGCTGGCCGGCATGGGCGAGGGCCAGCCGCAGGGGGCGCGCTCGGCCATCGCGGTGCGCGAGCGGTGGCACCGCGGCGGCCGCGGCGGGTCCATCCGCGCCGCCATCTTCGGGATGAACGACGGCCTGGTCTCGAACCTGTCCCTGGTGCTGGGCGTGGCCGGCGCGGTGCACGACCCGCGCACGGTGCTCGTGACCGGCTTCGCGGGGCTGCTCGCCGGCGCCTCCTCCATGGCGGTCGGCGAGTACACCTCGGTGGCGAGCCAGCGCGACCTCCTGATCCGCCAGGTGGAGCTGGAGAAGCGCGAGATCGCCGAGGCACCGGAGGAGGAGGCGGCCGAGCTGGCGCTCATCTTCAAGCAGAAGGGGCTCTCCACCGAGCAGGCGAGCCGCACCGCCGCCGAGATCCTCAAGAACCCGGACCACGCGCTCGACACGCTGGTGCGCGAGGAGCTCGGGCTCGACCCGGAGGACCTCGGCTCGCCCACCCACGCCGCGCTCTCCTCGTTCCTCATGTTCGCGGTGGGCGCGACCATCCCGGTGCTGCCGTTCCTGTTCCTGCACGGGACGACCGCGGTGCTGCTCGCCTCGGGGCTGGCGGGGCTCGTGCTGGCGGCGGTGGGCGCGGTGGTGGGGTTCCTGGCCGGGACGAGCCCGGTCCGCTCGGCGGCGCGGATGGTGGGGCTCGCCGCGGTGGCGGCCGGCATCACTTACGGCGTGGGGCGGCTCTTCGGCGCGTCGGTCGGCTGA